The Montipora capricornis isolate CH-2021 chromosome 3, ASM3666992v2, whole genome shotgun sequence genome window below encodes:
- the LOC138043774 gene encoding NACHT, LRR and PYD domains-containing protein 12-like: MDNLPQIALRSQTICGGIHLLVFLISWPFVIGLFKDYFNNDGGQTFNCVPKPSDYTQQRCYDSYTVALSPLLIPVDFAAIAYSALGFFWALFILRSAMILRRIKRERIEGLRKHHTRRLLHTSLYHVSIQILLLSVMLGIFCCYQTIPIPKEYRCYQTNTTVSSSREANLITCNDLQYRQKTSLNVAIIVIMSLSLFLSVVTFVHLLTTRNKFLEELIGDVLNPEEETNAPLVNTEGVETEPILIVNDYITAMKTSIKCQTEFQPKLMDLPNISRMKTDDIFIELLMQYGRQSLQEEKNAQDRNGRLSRYGKVTGTPVHLCREIFIGEPNSEENPKSILVCGKAGIGKSLFCQKLIRDWAYDKLFQANETEEVPDFNFVYLLTFRQLNLLGDEPINLKELLGRSSILDEQASLDDTLFEFIMSHPEEVLIIIDGFDECSKKNFVTSLSHERYSNSADEKMPAAALCAKLMRGHLLRESVLMITSRPNESDQLKGIHFDRNVEITGFSEQQVLDYIEKYFQENESMKSVVLEHISRNKDLVSFAHIPVLCALMCCYMEYILTESNDTCNLPVSKSDLYHAVVTTYQQKHDKERKVSTLDKLSEIAAQFLLEKKFLFVDEDLETLSSQEIEALKTSGLLHCGPSFRVSFAQTIKYFSFAHLTLQEYLAACWFVKRREIPLKGSVSAEVVQFMAGILSKDKDSNFMEKLLQEVPFSSESQACLIRAKCLVEYGDKEFARNSITNFSHLYPLHFEEINDVDCLAVSFLLDIMSASIEEISTTTKRTKAWKRRYRCMYRSLHITSSTLQPQGVKRIWESLKNDSCPVRKLHLSDFRLVHEDSSAECMTEAFSKLTELFICDKDFGEVAVFTLFSALKSRTCNLSTLSIRHNHMSNIRFAILCQVLQDPGCKVTTLSLSDCFINDALLETLSEALSAPTCGITALNLGNNVITDAGVARLSQALQEPSCKVTSVDLSTNRITSNGVATLSEALRAPSCKVTVVNLRGNLFVDAGTAKLCEAFVERTCNVTTVNLRGNRITDAGAFSLSQALQSPFCKVTFLDLTGNQITDTGVEAICQAFQAPNCKITFVNLTGNRITDAGVASLSHALQRPSCKLTILNLRGNRITDAGVASLSQALSAESCKLTELDLTGIQITDVGVASLCRALQVVSSKLTQVNLTGNRITDAGVIGLCQALQAPNNKVTTLDLTGIPITDEGILGLCQALQSQSCKLRTVNLTGKGITDAGFASLCQALQVPSCQVTTLNLQGNQSHERSMTISKITHARKLQNESSQAAAFLRSERP; this comes from the exons ATGGATAATCTGCCTCAAATTGCCCTCAGATCTCAAACCATTTGTGGAGGCATTCATCTTTTAGTCTTTCTGATTTCCTGGCCATTCGTGATTGGTCTCTTTAAGGACTACTTTAACAACGATGGGGGCCAGACGTTTAATTGTGTTCCAAAGCCAAGCGACTACACCCAACAGCGTTGCTACGACAGCTATACTGTTGCCTTGAGCCCTCTGTTGATTCCAGTGGACTTTGCCGCTATTGCTTATAGTGCTTTGGGATTTTTCTGGGCTCTATTTATTCTCAGGAGCGCCATGATCCTTCGAAGGATCAAAAGAGAGCGGATAGAGGGATTGAGGAAACACCACACAAGGAGACTACTGCATACCAGTCTCTACCACGTTTCCATTCAGATCCTTCTTCTCAGTGTAATGTTAGGAATCTTCTGTTGTTACCAAACCATCCCCATTCCTAAAGAATACCGATGCTACCAGACAAACACAACAGTGTCGTCATCCCGTGAGGCAAATCTTATTACATGCAATGACTTGCAATACAGGCAGAAAACTAGCTTGAACGTTGCCATTATCGTGATTATGTCGCTGTCTCTATTTCTGTCTGTTGTCACTTTTGTTCACTTATTAACAACAAGGAACAAATTCCTCGAAGAATTGATAGGCGATGTATTGAATCCCGAAGAAGAAACAAATGCACCACTTGTCAATACTGAAGGCGTTGAAACAGAACCAATCTTAATAG TGAATGACTACATAACAGCTATGAAGACATCCATAAAGTGTCAAACCGAGTTCCAGCCCAAATTGATGGACCTTCCAAATATTTCGAGAATGAAAACTGATGACATATTCATCGAGCTTCTCATGCAGTATGGAAGGCAAAGtttacaagaagaaaaaaatgcacAAGACAGAAACGGGCGCCTAAGTCGTTACGGTAAAGTCACTGGAACCCCAGTCCACCTGTGTCGAGAGATATTCATTGGAGAACCAAATAGCGAAGAAAATCCTAAATCCATCCTTGTTTGTGGAAAAGCAGGAATAGGCAAAAGtctattttgccaaaaattgattCGAGACTGGGCTTATGATAAATTGTTCCAGGCTAACGAAACTGAGGAAGTGCCTGATTTCAATTTTGTCTACTTGTTGACTTTCCGTCAATTGAATTTGCTCGGTGATGAGCCCATTaacttgaaagaactcttgggtCGTTCTTCGATCTTGGATGAACAAGCGAGTCTTGATGATACGTTGTTTGAATTCATTATGAGTCACCCTGAGGAggttttaataattattgacggGTTTGACGAATGTTCAAAGAAAAACTTCGTAACTAGCTTGTCGCATGAAAGATATTCCAACAGCGCAGACGAGAAAATGCCCGCAGCCGCACTATGTGCCAAACTTATGAGAGGACATCTCTTAAGAGAATCTGTTCTCATGATTACATCCAGGCCTAATGAATCGGATCAGTTGAAAGGAATTCACTTTGATCGAAACGTGGAGATTACAGGGTTTTCTGAACAGCAGGTGTTAGATTACATTGAAAAGTATTTCCAAGAAAATGAAAGCATGAAAAGTGTCGTGCTTGAGCACATCAGTAGGAATAAGGATCTTGTAAGCTTTGCTCACATTCCAGTGCTTTGCGCTTTAATGTGTTGCTATATGGAATATATTCTGACTGAATCGAACGACACTTGCAATCTCCCTGTCTCCAAAAGTGACCTGTATCATGCAGTTGTAACCACATATCAACAGAAGCATGACAAGGAGAGGAAGGTATCAACGCTGGATAAGTTATCGGAAATTGCAGCTCAGTTCCTTTTGGAGAAGAAGTTTCTTTTTGTTGACGAAGACTTGGAAACGTTATCTTCCCAAGAAATCGAGGCCCTGAAAACAAGCGGCCTTCTTCATTGTGGCCCTTCGTTTCGAGTGTCGTTTGCACAaacaataaaatacttttcGTTTGCTCACCTGACTCTCCAGGAGTACTTAGCTGCTTGCTGGTTtgtgaaaagaagagaaatccCCTTGAAAGGCAGCGTATCCGCCGAGGTAGTGCAATTCATGGCTGGAATTCTATCGAAGGATAAAGACAGCAATTTCATGGAAAAGTTGCTTCAGGAAGTTCCTTTCTCAAGCGAATCCCAAGCATGCCTTATAAGAGCAAAGTGCCTCGTCGAATATGGAGACAAGGAATTTGCAAGAAATTCCATAACAAACTTTTCCCATTTGTACCCGCTTCACTTCGAGGAAATAAATGATGTAGACTGCCTTGCGGTATCTTTTTTGCTTGACATCATGAGCGCATCGATTGAGGAGATATCTACTACAACCAAACGTACAAAGGCATGGAAACGTCGATATCGTTGTATGTATAGGTCCTTGCATATCACGTCTTCGACTCTTCAACCACAAGGCGTAAAAAGAATCTGGGAATCACTTAAAAATGACTCCTGCCCGGTCAGAAAGTTGCACTTGTCAGATTTTCGACTTGTTCACGAAGATTCCTCTGCAGAGTGTATGACTGAAGCCTTTAGTAAATTAACAGAGTTGTTCATTTGCGACAAAGATTTTGGAGAAGTAGCCGTTTTCACACTTTTTTCTGCACTGAAATCACGAACCTGTAACTTGTCCACACTATCTATTCGCCACAATCACATGAGCAATATCCGATTCGCTATTCTGTGTCAAGTATTACAAGACCCAGGCTGCAAAGTTACTACTCTGAGTTTGAGTGACTGTTTCATTAACGATGCCCTTCTTGAAACACTTAGCGAAGCTTTATCAGCTCCGACGTGCGGAATAACCGCTCTAAATCTCGGCAATAACGTGATAACCGATGCCGGTGTCGCAAGACTCAGTCAAGCTTTACAGGAGCCAAGTTGCAAGGTAACCTCGGTAGATTTGAGTACCAATCGGATCACTAGTAATGGCGTCGCTACACTTTCTGAAGCATTACGGGCGCCAAGCTGCAAAGTAACCGTGGTGAATCTCAGAGGAAACCTCTTCGTTGATGCCGGTACTGCCAAATTGTGTGAAGCGTTTGTTGAGCGGACATGCAATGTTACCACCGTAAATCTTAGAGGTAATCGCATCACCGATGCCGGTGCTTTCAGTCTGAGTCAAGCATTACAGTCGCCATTCTGCAAAGTAACCTTCTTAGATCTGACTGGTAATCAGATCACTGATACTGGTGTTGAAGCTATTTGTCAAGCGTTCCAGGCGCCAAACTGcaaaataacttttgtaaatCTGACAGGTAATCGTATCACCGATGCCGGTGTTGCCAGCTTAAGCCACGCATTACAAAGGCCGAGTTGCAAGTTAACCATCTTAAATCTAAGAGGCAATCGTATTACCGATGCTGGTGTTGCCAGTTTGAGTCAAGCACTATCAGCAGAAAGTTGTAAGTTAACAGAATTAGATTTGACTGGTATTCAGATCACAGACGTCGGGGTGGCCAGTCTATGTCGAGCATTACAGGTGGTAAGCAGCAAATTAACCCAGGTAAATCTAACTGGTAATCGAATCACAGATGCCGGTGTTATTGGACTTTGCCAAGCATTGCAGGCACCAAACAACAAGGTAACTACATTGGATCTGACTGGCATACCGATCACCGATGAAGGCATCCTAGGTCTCTGTCAAGCGCTACAGTCGCAAAGTTGCAAATTACGTACTGTAAATCTAACAGGAAAGGGCATAACCGATGCAGGTTTTGCCAGTCTCTGTCAAGCTTTGCAGGTGCCGAGCTGTCAAGTAACCACTTTAAACCTTCAGGGTAATCAATCACATGAGCGTTCCATGACTATTTCAAAGATTACACACGCAAGGAAGCTACAAAATGAGTCAAGTCAAGCAGCGGCCTTTCTAAGAAGTGAACGCCCTTAA
- the LOC138040730 gene encoding uncharacterized protein, with protein MSIQCDHIIAARKPDIVVVEKENNEVIIVDIASPWDHRVHEKEGEKLEKYQELKREIKNIWGIRHVEVVPVVVGALGGVSKRLDGWLTKLGIAIKKGLLQKTAL; from the coding sequence ATGTCCATTCAGTGCGACCATATCATCGCAGCCAGAAAACCAGACATTGTTGTtgtagaaaaggaaaataatgagGTAATCATTGTGGATATTGCGTCACCATGGGACCACAGGGTGCATGagaaggaaggtgaaaagcTGGAGAAGTACCAGGAGCTAAAGAGAGAAATTAAGAATATATGGGGGATCAGACATGTCGAAGTTGTACCGGTAGTTGTTGGTGCACTTGGAGGAGTAAGTAAAAGGTTAGATGGATGGCTTACGAAGCTAGGGATTGCTATCAAGAAAGGACTCTtgcagaaaacagccttgtAA
- the LOC138043776 gene encoding uncharacterized protein isoform X1 → MPLSSSLEQELKRFSSNSPMLCPIKFKDRSYPVVGCCFSNASFVMDYHHVADHSVKSVHMKDFFKKGLDSLQSLPVSTNAQEAVQRLKDYLSRPSESLITKLKKVCKTEAHFNCMVATEVFIPLSSGHCIINKKTPDVKDERLRLPSEYGVKGLVIGFSDGYHGEADIVVVPKYEQEQGTVLVSAESEEPETKRPRTAVLVSAESEEPETKQPRTAVLVSAESEEPETKQPRTAEGENSPSEDSPGKAIVEGKNVEEGSLNSMSQCVATIIAFARIQCFRHPGISYPFPMLKVDPYGVVVLVYDYPNDVLMISQRVPWSGLAFVIVWLVLHHSLFRPDSLSYLSKYCCGHKTASRGISMDTPWYLESKSVYSQLPKKLFSYEMFDVYSHE, encoded by the exons ATGCCGCTGTCGTCGTCACTTGAGCAGGAATTGAAGCGTTTCTCCTCTAACAGTCCTATGCTTTGCCCCATAAAGTTTAAAGACAGAAGTTATCCCGTAGTTGGTTGTTGTTTTAGCAACGCATCCTTTGTCATGGATTATCATCATGTCGCCGACCACTCTGTG AAAAGCGTACATAtgaaggatttttttaaaaaaggactGGATTCACTGCAATCACTGCCTGTTTCCACAAACGCTCAAGAAGCAGTCCAGCGATTGAAGGATTATCTCAGTCGCCCTTCTGAGTCATTAATTACAAAGCTAAAAAAAGTATGCAAGACAGAAGCACATTTCAATTGCATGGTTGCAACAGAAGTTTTTATACCTCTCTCATCTGGCCActgtataataaacaaaaagacTCCTGATGTTAAGGACGAGAGATTAAGACTGCCAAGTGAATATGGAGTGAAGGGACTTGTGATAG GTTTTTCAGATGGTTATCATGGGGAGGCAGATATTGTTGTTGTCCCAAAGTATGAGCAGGAACAAGGAACAG TTCTGGTTTCTGCTGAAAGCGAAGAGCCAGAAACAAAACGGCCGAGGACTGCCG TTCTGGTTTCTGCTGAAAGCGAAGAACCAGAAACAAAGCAGCCAAGGACTGCTG TTCTGGTTTCTGCTGAAAGCGAAGAACCAGAAACAAAGCAGCCAAGGACTGCTG AGGGGGAAAATTCTCCATCCGAGGACTCACCTGGCAAAGCTATAGTTGAGGGAAAAAATGTTGAAGAAGGCTCGCTAAATTCCATGTCCCAGTGCGTTGCAACAATAATAGCTTTTGCTCGAATTCAATGTTTCCGCCACCCTGGCATTTCTTATCCATTTCCCATGCTTAAGGTCGATCCTTATGGAGTTGTTGTTTTAGTTTACGATTATCCTAATGATGTTTTAATGATAAGCCAACGCGTACCATGGAGCGGTCTTGCGTTTGTTATTGTTTGGTTAGTTCTACATCATTCTTTATTCCGCCCCGATTCTTTGAGTTACTTGAGCAAATATTGCTGTGGGCACAAAACTGCATCTCGTGGCATTTCAATGGATACCCCATGGTACTTGGAGTCTAAATCAGTTTACTCTCAACTACCTAAAAAGCTTTTTAGTTATGAAATGTTTGATGTGTATTCTCATGAGTGA
- the LOC138043776 gene encoding uncharacterized protein isoform X2: MPLSSSLEQELKRFSSNSPMLCPIKFKDRSYPVVGCCFSNASFVMDYHHVADHSVKSVHMKDFFKKGLDSLQSLPVSTNAQEAVQRLKDYLSRPSESLITKLKKVCKTEAHFNCMVATEVFIPLSSGHCIINKKTPDVKDERLRLPSEYGVKGLVIGFSDGYHGEADIVVVPKYEQEQGTVLVSAESEEPETKRPRTAVLVSAESEEPETKQPRTAEGENSPSEDSPGKAIVEGKNVEEGSLNSMSQCVATIIAFARIQCFRHPGISYPFPMLKVDPYGVVVLVYDYPNDVLMISQRVPWSGLAFVIVWLVLHHSLFRPDSLSYLSKYCCGHKTASRGISMDTPWYLESKSVYSQLPKKLFSYEMFDVYSHE; this comes from the exons ATGCCGCTGTCGTCGTCACTTGAGCAGGAATTGAAGCGTTTCTCCTCTAACAGTCCTATGCTTTGCCCCATAAAGTTTAAAGACAGAAGTTATCCCGTAGTTGGTTGTTGTTTTAGCAACGCATCCTTTGTCATGGATTATCATCATGTCGCCGACCACTCTGTG AAAAGCGTACATAtgaaggatttttttaaaaaaggactGGATTCACTGCAATCACTGCCTGTTTCCACAAACGCTCAAGAAGCAGTCCAGCGATTGAAGGATTATCTCAGTCGCCCTTCTGAGTCATTAATTACAAAGCTAAAAAAAGTATGCAAGACAGAAGCACATTTCAATTGCATGGTTGCAACAGAAGTTTTTATACCTCTCTCATCTGGCCActgtataataaacaaaaagacTCCTGATGTTAAGGACGAGAGATTAAGACTGCCAAGTGAATATGGAGTGAAGGGACTTGTGATAG GTTTTTCAGATGGTTATCATGGGGAGGCAGATATTGTTGTTGTCCCAAAGTATGAGCAGGAACAAGGAACAG TTCTGGTTTCTGCTGAAAGCGAAGAGCCAGAAACAAAACGGCCGAGGACTGCCG TTCTGGTTTCTGCTGAAAGCGAAGAACCAGAAACAAAGCAGCCAAGGACTGCTG AGGGGGAAAATTCTCCATCCGAGGACTCACCTGGCAAAGCTATAGTTGAGGGAAAAAATGTTGAAGAAGGCTCGCTAAATTCCATGTCCCAGTGCGTTGCAACAATAATAGCTTTTGCTCGAATTCAATGTTTCCGCCACCCTGGCATTTCTTATCCATTTCCCATGCTTAAGGTCGATCCTTATGGAGTTGTTGTTTTAGTTTACGATTATCCTAATGATGTTTTAATGATAAGCCAACGCGTACCATGGAGCGGTCTTGCGTTTGTTATTGTTTGGTTAGTTCTACATCATTCTTTATTCCGCCCCGATTCTTTGAGTTACTTGAGCAAATATTGCTGTGGGCACAAAACTGCATCTCGTGGCATTTCAATGGATACCCCATGGTACTTGGAGTCTAAATCAGTTTACTCTCAACTACCTAAAAAGCTTTTTAGTTATGAAATGTTTGATGTGTATTCTCATGAGTGA
- the LOC138043776 gene encoding uncharacterized protein isoform X6: MKDFFKKGLDSLQSLPVSTNAQEAVQRLKDYLSRPSESLITKLKKVCKTEAHFNCMVATEVFIPLSSGHCIINKKTPDVKDERLRLPSEYGVKGLVIGFSDGYHGEADIVVVPKYEQEQGTVLVSAESEEPETKRPRTAVLVSAESEEPETKQPRTAVLVSAESEEPETKQPRTAEGENSPSEDSPGKAIVEGKNVEEGSLNSMSQCVATIIAFARIQCFRHPGISYPFPMLKVDPYGVVVLVYDYPNDVLMISQRVPWSGLAFVIVWLVLHHSLFRPDSLSYLSKYCCGHKTASRGISMDTPWYLESKSVYSQLPKKLFSYEMFDVYSHE; the protein is encoded by the exons AtgaaggatttttttaaaaaaggactGGATTCACTGCAATCACTGCCTGTTTCCACAAACGCTCAAGAAGCAGTCCAGCGATTGAAGGATTATCTCAGTCGCCCTTCTGAGTCATTAATTACAAAGCTAAAAAAAGTATGCAAGACAGAAGCACATTTCAATTGCATGGTTGCAACAGAAGTTTTTATACCTCTCTCATCTGGCCActgtataataaacaaaaagacTCCTGATGTTAAGGACGAGAGATTAAGACTGCCAAGTGAATATGGAGTGAAGGGACTTGTGATAG GTTTTTCAGATGGTTATCATGGGGAGGCAGATATTGTTGTTGTCCCAAAGTATGAGCAGGAACAAGGAACAG TTCTGGTTTCTGCTGAAAGCGAAGAGCCAGAAACAAAACGGCCGAGGACTGCCG TTCTGGTTTCTGCTGAAAGCGAAGAACCAGAAACAAAGCAGCCAAGGACTGCTG TTCTGGTTTCTGCTGAAAGCGAAGAACCAGAAACAAAGCAGCCAAGGACTGCTG AGGGGGAAAATTCTCCATCCGAGGACTCACCTGGCAAAGCTATAGTTGAGGGAAAAAATGTTGAAGAAGGCTCGCTAAATTCCATGTCCCAGTGCGTTGCAACAATAATAGCTTTTGCTCGAATTCAATGTTTCCGCCACCCTGGCATTTCTTATCCATTTCCCATGCTTAAGGTCGATCCTTATGGAGTTGTTGTTTTAGTTTACGATTATCCTAATGATGTTTTAATGATAAGCCAACGCGTACCATGGAGCGGTCTTGCGTTTGTTATTGTTTGGTTAGTTCTACATCATTCTTTATTCCGCCCCGATTCTTTGAGTTACTTGAGCAAATATTGCTGTGGGCACAAAACTGCATCTCGTGGCATTTCAATGGATACCCCATGGTACTTGGAGTCTAAATCAGTTTACTCTCAACTACCTAAAAAGCTTTTTAGTTATGAAATGTTTGATGTGTATTCTCATGAGTGA
- the LOC138043776 gene encoding uncharacterized protein isoform X3 — protein MPLSSSLEQELKRFSSNSPMLCPIKFKDRSYPVVGCCFSNASFVMDYHHVADHSVKSVHMKDFFKKGLDSLQSLPVSTNAQEAVQRLKDYLSRPSESLITKLKKVCKTEAHFNCMVATEVFIPLSSGHCIINKKTPDVKDERLRLPSEYGVKGLVIGFSDGYHGEADIVVVPKYEQEQGTVLVSAESEEPETKQPRTAVLVSAESEEPETKQPRTAEGENSPSEDSPGKAIVEGKNVEEGSLNSMSQCVATIIAFARIQCFRHPGISYPFPMLKVDPYGVVVLVYDYPNDVLMISQRVPWSGLAFVIVWLVLHHSLFRPDSLSYLSKYCCGHKTASRGISMDTPWYLESKSVYSQLPKKLFSYEMFDVYSHE, from the exons ATGCCGCTGTCGTCGTCACTTGAGCAGGAATTGAAGCGTTTCTCCTCTAACAGTCCTATGCTTTGCCCCATAAAGTTTAAAGACAGAAGTTATCCCGTAGTTGGTTGTTGTTTTAGCAACGCATCCTTTGTCATGGATTATCATCATGTCGCCGACCACTCTGTG AAAAGCGTACATAtgaaggatttttttaaaaaaggactGGATTCACTGCAATCACTGCCTGTTTCCACAAACGCTCAAGAAGCAGTCCAGCGATTGAAGGATTATCTCAGTCGCCCTTCTGAGTCATTAATTACAAAGCTAAAAAAAGTATGCAAGACAGAAGCACATTTCAATTGCATGGTTGCAACAGAAGTTTTTATACCTCTCTCATCTGGCCActgtataataaacaaaaagacTCCTGATGTTAAGGACGAGAGATTAAGACTGCCAAGTGAATATGGAGTGAAGGGACTTGTGATAG GTTTTTCAGATGGTTATCATGGGGAGGCAGATATTGTTGTTGTCCCAAAGTATGAGCAGGAACAAGGAACAG TTCTGGTTTCTGCTGAAAGCGAAGAACCAGAAACAAAGCAGCCAAGGACTGCTG TTCTGGTTTCTGCTGAAAGCGAAGAACCAGAAACAAAGCAGCCAAGGACTGCTG AGGGGGAAAATTCTCCATCCGAGGACTCACCTGGCAAAGCTATAGTTGAGGGAAAAAATGTTGAAGAAGGCTCGCTAAATTCCATGTCCCAGTGCGTTGCAACAATAATAGCTTTTGCTCGAATTCAATGTTTCCGCCACCCTGGCATTTCTTATCCATTTCCCATGCTTAAGGTCGATCCTTATGGAGTTGTTGTTTTAGTTTACGATTATCCTAATGATGTTTTAATGATAAGCCAACGCGTACCATGGAGCGGTCTTGCGTTTGTTATTGTTTGGTTAGTTCTACATCATTCTTTATTCCGCCCCGATTCTTTGAGTTACTTGAGCAAATATTGCTGTGGGCACAAAACTGCATCTCGTGGCATTTCAATGGATACCCCATGGTACTTGGAGTCTAAATCAGTTTACTCTCAACTACCTAAAAAGCTTTTTAGTTATGAAATGTTTGATGTGTATTCTCATGAGTGA
- the LOC138043776 gene encoding uncharacterized protein isoform X5: MPLSSSLEQELKRFSSNSPMLCPIKFKDRSYPVVGCCFSNASFVMDYHHVADHSVKSVHMKDFFKKGLDSLQSLPVSTNAQEAVQRLKDYLSRPSESLITKLKKVCKTEAHFNCMVATEVFIPLSSGHCIINKKTPDVKDERLRLPSEYGVKGLVIGFSDGYHGEADIVVVPKYEQEQGTVLVSAESEEPETKQPRTAEGENSPSEDSPGKAIVEGKNVEEGSLNSMSQCVATIIAFARIQCFRHPGISYPFPMLKVDPYGVVVLVYDYPNDVLMISQRVPWSGLAFVIVWLVLHHSLFRPDSLSYLSKYCCGHKTASRGISMDTPWYLESKSVYSQLPKKLFSYEMFDVYSHE, from the exons ATGCCGCTGTCGTCGTCACTTGAGCAGGAATTGAAGCGTTTCTCCTCTAACAGTCCTATGCTTTGCCCCATAAAGTTTAAAGACAGAAGTTATCCCGTAGTTGGTTGTTGTTTTAGCAACGCATCCTTTGTCATGGATTATCATCATGTCGCCGACCACTCTGTG AAAAGCGTACATAtgaaggatttttttaaaaaaggactGGATTCACTGCAATCACTGCCTGTTTCCACAAACGCTCAAGAAGCAGTCCAGCGATTGAAGGATTATCTCAGTCGCCCTTCTGAGTCATTAATTACAAAGCTAAAAAAAGTATGCAAGACAGAAGCACATTTCAATTGCATGGTTGCAACAGAAGTTTTTATACCTCTCTCATCTGGCCActgtataataaacaaaaagacTCCTGATGTTAAGGACGAGAGATTAAGACTGCCAAGTGAATATGGAGTGAAGGGACTTGTGATAG GTTTTTCAGATGGTTATCATGGGGAGGCAGATATTGTTGTTGTCCCAAAGTATGAGCAGGAACAAGGAACAG TTCTGGTTTCTGCTGAAAGCGAAGAACCAGAAACAAAGCAGCCAAGGACTGCTG AGGGGGAAAATTCTCCATCCGAGGACTCACCTGGCAAAGCTATAGTTGAGGGAAAAAATGTTGAAGAAGGCTCGCTAAATTCCATGTCCCAGTGCGTTGCAACAATAATAGCTTTTGCTCGAATTCAATGTTTCCGCCACCCTGGCATTTCTTATCCATTTCCCATGCTTAAGGTCGATCCTTATGGAGTTGTTGTTTTAGTTTACGATTATCCTAATGATGTTTTAATGATAAGCCAACGCGTACCATGGAGCGGTCTTGCGTTTGTTATTGTTTGGTTAGTTCTACATCATTCTTTATTCCGCCCCGATTCTTTGAGTTACTTGAGCAAATATTGCTGTGGGCACAAAACTGCATCTCGTGGCATTTCAATGGATACCCCATGGTACTTGGAGTCTAAATCAGTTTACTCTCAACTACCTAAAAAGCTTTTTAGTTATGAAATGTTTGATGTGTATTCTCATGAGTGA